The following proteins are co-located in the Lagenorhynchus albirostris chromosome 2, mLagAlb1.1, whole genome shotgun sequence genome:
- the LOC132515160 gene encoding group IIE secretory phospholipase A2-like isoform X6, which yields MTERMKGQPALQYIDYGCHCGFGGSHGPVDQTDWCCHAHDCCYGSLEKLGCEPMLETYLFSASRHGIFCAGRTTCQQQTCECDKRAALCFRDNLGTYNRKYARYPNKLCTGPTPPC from the exons ATGACTGAGAGAATGAAGGGGCAGCCTGCACTGCAGTACATTGACTATGGCTGCCACTGTGGTTTCGGCGGCTCCCACGGGCCAGTGGACCAGACAGACTG GTGCTGCCACGCCCATGACTGCTGCTATGGGAGTCTGGAGAAGCTGGGCTGTGAACCCATGTTGGAAACGTATCTTTTCTCTGCCAGCAGGCACGGCATCTTCTGTG CCGGCAGAACCACCTGCCAACAACAGACCTGCGAGTGTGACAAGAGGGCTGCTCTCTGCTTTCGCGACAACCTGGGCACCTACAACCGCAAATACGCTCGTTACCCCAACAAGCTGTGCACCGGACCTACCCCGCCCtgctga
- the LOC132515160 gene encoding group IIE secretory phospholipase A2-like isoform X2 encodes MKLPPLLTLLCLMAVALAVGNLVQFGVMTERMKGQPALQYIDYGCHCGFGGSHGPVDQTDWCCHAHDCCYGSLEKLGCEPMLETYLFSASRHGIFCAGRTTCQQQTCECDKRAALCFRDNLGTYNRKYARYPNKLCTGPTPPC; translated from the exons ATGAAGCTTCCCCCTCTTCTGACCTTACTTTGCCTCATGG cagTGGCCCTGGCTGTCGGGAACCTGGTCCAGTTCGGGGTGATGACTGAGAGAATGAAGGGGCAGCCTGCACTGCAGTACATTGACTATGGCTGCCACTGTGGTTTCGGCGGCTCCCACGGGCCAGTGGACCAGACAGACTG GTGCTGCCACGCCCATGACTGCTGCTATGGGAGTCTGGAGAAGCTGGGCTGTGAACCCATGTTGGAAACGTATCTTTTCTCTGCCAGCAGGCACGGCATCTTCTGTG CCGGCAGAACCACCTGCCAACAACAGACCTGCGAGTGTGACAAGAGGGCTGCTCTCTGCTTTCGCGACAACCTGGGCACCTACAACCGCAAATACGCTCGTTACCCCAACAAGCTGTGCACCGGACCTACCCCGCCCtgctga
- the LOC132515160 gene encoding group IIE secretory phospholipase A2-like isoform X5, with amino-acid sequence MIMKLPPLLTLLCLMAVALAVGNLVQFGVMTERMKGQPALQYIDYGCHCGFGGSHGPVDQTDWCCHAHDCCYGSLEKLGCEPMLETYLFSASRHGIFCGPQKAKRVQDWPLHTFILKFTFT; translated from the exons ATGAT aATGAAGCTTCCCCCTCTTCTGACCTTACTTTGCCTCATGG cagTGGCCCTGGCTGTCGGGAACCTGGTCCAGTTCGGGGTGATGACTGAGAGAATGAAGGGGCAGCCTGCACTGCAGTACATTGACTATGGCTGCCACTGTGGTTTCGGCGGCTCCCACGGGCCAGTGGACCAGACAGACTG GTGCTGCCACGCCCATGACTGCTGCTATGGGAGTCTGGAGAAGCTGGGCTGTGAACCCATGTTGGAAACGTATCTTTTCTCTGCCAGCAGGCACGGCATCTTCTGTG gTCCCCAAAAGGCAAAGAGAGTCCAAGATTGGCCACTTCATACATTCATTTTAAAGTTCACATTCACCTAA
- the LOC132515160 gene encoding group IIE secretory phospholipase A2-like isoform X1, producing the protein MIMKLPPLLTLLCLMAVALAVGNLVQFGVMTERMKGQPALQYIDYGCHCGFGGSHGPVDQTDWCCHAHDCCYGSLEKLGCEPMLETYLFSASRHGIFCAGRTTCQQQTCECDKRAALCFRDNLGTYNRKYARYPNKLCTGPTPPC; encoded by the exons ATGAT aATGAAGCTTCCCCCTCTTCTGACCTTACTTTGCCTCATGG cagTGGCCCTGGCTGTCGGGAACCTGGTCCAGTTCGGGGTGATGACTGAGAGAATGAAGGGGCAGCCTGCACTGCAGTACATTGACTATGGCTGCCACTGTGGTTTCGGCGGCTCCCACGGGCCAGTGGACCAGACAGACTG GTGCTGCCACGCCCATGACTGCTGCTATGGGAGTCTGGAGAAGCTGGGCTGTGAACCCATGTTGGAAACGTATCTTTTCTCTGCCAGCAGGCACGGCATCTTCTGTG CCGGCAGAACCACCTGCCAACAACAGACCTGCGAGTGTGACAAGAGGGCTGCTCTCTGCTTTCGCGACAACCTGGGCACCTACAACCGCAAATACGCTCGTTACCCCAACAAGCTGTGCACCGGACCTACCCCGCCCtgctga
- the LOC132515160 gene encoding group IIE secretory phospholipase A2-like isoform X3 — protein sequence MKLPPLLTLLCLMVALAVGNLVQFGVMTERMKGQPALQYIDYGCHCGFGGSHGPVDQTDWCCHAHDCCYGSLEKLGCEPMLETYLFSASRHGIFCAGRTTCQQQTCECDKRAALCFRDNLGTYNRKYARYPNKLCTGPTPPC from the exons ATGAAGCTTCCCCCTCTTCTGACCTTACTTTGCCTCATGG TGGCCCTGGCTGTCGGGAACCTGGTCCAGTTCGGGGTGATGACTGAGAGAATGAAGGGGCAGCCTGCACTGCAGTACATTGACTATGGCTGCCACTGTGGTTTCGGCGGCTCCCACGGGCCAGTGGACCAGACAGACTG GTGCTGCCACGCCCATGACTGCTGCTATGGGAGTCTGGAGAAGCTGGGCTGTGAACCCATGTTGGAAACGTATCTTTTCTCTGCCAGCAGGCACGGCATCTTCTGTG CCGGCAGAACCACCTGCCAACAACAGACCTGCGAGTGTGACAAGAGGGCTGCTCTCTGCTTTCGCGACAACCTGGGCACCTACAACCGCAAATACGCTCGTTACCCCAACAAGCTGTGCACCGGACCTACCCCGCCCtgctga
- the LOC132515160 gene encoding group IIE secretory phospholipase A2-like isoform X4 has translation MIMKLPPLLTLLCLMAVALAVGNLVQFGVMTERMKGQPALQYIDYGCHCGFGGSHGPVDQTDWCCHAHDCCYGSLEKLGCEPMLETYLFSASRHGIFCVCFHTNHAPGPLLKPGDRAKSDVANL, from the exons ATGAT aATGAAGCTTCCCCCTCTTCTGACCTTACTTTGCCTCATGG cagTGGCCCTGGCTGTCGGGAACCTGGTCCAGTTCGGGGTGATGACTGAGAGAATGAAGGGGCAGCCTGCACTGCAGTACATTGACTATGGCTGCCACTGTGGTTTCGGCGGCTCCCACGGGCCAGTGGACCAGACAGACTG GTGCTGCCACGCCCATGACTGCTGCTATGGGAGTCTGGAGAAGCTGGGCTGTGAACCCATGTTGGAAACGTATCTTTTCTCTGCCAGCAGGCACGGCATCTTCTGTG TATGCTTTCATACAAACCACGCTCCTGGCCCCTTGCTGAAACCTGGAGACAGAGCTAAATCTGACGTGGCCAACCTATAG